In a single window of the Nicotiana tomentosiformis chromosome 8, ASM39032v3, whole genome shotgun sequence genome:
- the LOC138897105 gene encoding uncharacterized protein, whose protein sequence is MSSSPHSAETLAFGTPTTNVPAHGVTIASGVIDSTHPYYLHPSDYPGMNFVSSSFDGKDMEVGKGQLSLPCLQRTSWDLLMVLLSSQKLILQSSKPEQDSANDLWSDLEDRFGQANGAKFFQLQKELSLVVHGNSSVSTYFTKMKSPWDELDALNTFSVCVCECECGKKVKSLKAHQDERLLQFLMGLNDIFIGREIHATPAYPGESASFIATNQSGHFRKLNENRMQKTSFEFKKNAEICSYCKKPGHSIDKCYRIHGFPADFKFTRQKNFQVGTQANNIFLSNEDSEQGAENTT, encoded by the exons ATGAGTTCTTCACCACACTCGGCTGAAACTCTAGCTTTTGGTACTCCCACCACCAATGTTCCTGCACATGGAGTTACCATTGCTTCAGGAGTGATTGACTCTACTCATCCTTACTACCTTCACCCTTCTGACTATCCAGGGATGAACTTTGTATCCTCATCTTTTGATGGAAAGGATATGGAGGTTGGAAAAGGGCAGTTATCATTGCCATGTCTGCAAAGAACAAGTTGGGATTTATTGATGGTTCTCTTATCTTCCCAAAAACTGATTCTGCAATCCAGCAAACCTGAGCAAGAT AGTGCAAATGATCTATGGAGTGACCTGGAAGATAGATTTGGTCAGGCAAATGGAGCAAAGTTCTTTCAATTACAAAAGGAATTAAGTTTAGTAGTACATGGAAATTCAAGTGTATCAACTTACTTCACCAAAATGAAGAGCCCATGGGATGAACTAGATGCACTCAACACTTTTTCTGTTTGTGTTTGTGAGTGTGAGTGTGGGAAAAAAGTGAAGAGCTTGAAGGCACATCAAGATGAGAGACTACTGCAGTTCCTAATGGGACTGAATGACATATTTATTGGG AGGGAGATACATGCTACCCCTGCATACCCAGGGGAGTCTGCCTCATTCATTGCTACAAACCAATCAGGACACTTCAGAAAGCTTAATGAAAACAGGATGCAGAAAACAAGTTTTGAATTTAAGAAAAATGCAGAAATTTGTTCCTATTGCAAGAAGCCTGGACATAGCATAGACAAGTGCTATAGGATTCATGGGTTTCCAGCTGACTTCAAGTTTACAAGGCAGAAAAATTTTCAGGTAGGTACCCAGGCAAACAATATTTTCCTCTCAAATGAGGATAGTGAACAGGGAGCAGAAAATACTACATGA